In a single window of the Delftia tsuruhatensis genome:
- a CDS encoding LysR family transcriptional regulator, translated as MHLPSVRLFLEVAEAGSISKVATRRHTVQSHISRQISEFESALGGALFRRTGRGVTLTPLGLRAAARLRGWLQETEQLQETLRAEAGQLWGEVRLGIVPSAAHPLMTHLFGWLQREHPGIRLNITEAQGTELDALLDSGAVDIAILFRFARPGGGDERLLSTAHSYLVSRPGDPLTQAPTLEFTRLDGLPLVLPRRPSHWRDALDDAAHGHGFRLIAAAEADSLTVQKELVAHASGLYSVIGPYSIDAELRQGRLQASRLVNPGLVRHVALALPKHGKLTQACRVVGDAIEALTQSWGGQLMPGALSAEA; from the coding sequence ATGCATCTCCCCAGCGTCAGGCTGTTCCTCGAAGTCGCCGAGGCCGGCAGCATCAGCAAGGTCGCCACGCGGCGCCACACCGTGCAGTCGCACATCAGCCGGCAGATCAGCGAGTTCGAGTCGGCCCTGGGCGGCGCCCTGTTCCGGCGCACGGGCCGGGGCGTCACGCTGACGCCGCTGGGCCTGCGCGCGGCGGCCCGGCTGCGCGGCTGGCTGCAGGAGACCGAGCAACTGCAGGAGACGCTGCGCGCCGAGGCGGGGCAGCTGTGGGGCGAGGTGCGCCTGGGCATCGTGCCCTCGGCCGCGCACCCGCTGATGACCCATCTGTTCGGCTGGCTGCAGCGCGAGCACCCGGGCATCCGCCTGAACATCACAGAAGCGCAGGGCACGGAGCTCGACGCCCTGCTGGACAGCGGCGCCGTGGACATCGCCATCCTGTTCCGCTTCGCGCGCCCGGGCGGCGGCGACGAACGGCTGCTGAGCACGGCGCACAGCTATCTGGTGTCGCGCCCCGGTGATCCGCTGACGCAGGCGCCCACGCTGGAGTTCACTCGGCTCGACGGCCTGCCGCTGGTGCTGCCGCGCCGCCCCAGCCACTGGCGCGACGCGCTCGACGATGCGGCGCACGGCCACGGCTTTCGCCTCATCGCCGCCGCCGAGGCCGATTCGCTGACCGTGCAAAAGGAACTGGTCGCCCATGCGAGCGGCCTGTACTCGGTGATCGGCCCCTACTCCATCGACGCCGAACTGCGCCAGGGCCGGCTGCAGGCCAGCCGGCTGGTCAACCCCGGCCTGGTGCGCCATGTGGCGCTGGCCCTGCCCAAGCACGGCAAGCTCACGCAGGCCTGCCGCGTGGTGGGCGATGCCATCGAGGCGTTGACGCAGTCCTGGGGCGGGCAACTGATGCCAGGGGCCTTGAGCGCGGAGGCCTGA
- a CDS encoding hydantoinase/oxoprolinase family protein: MENNATPAQRPRLRIAVDIGGTFTDMAAFDEASGQLLFGKALSTHGELVNGIQATIDSAGIDWRDGQLFLHGSTIAINTLLERNGAKTALLITEGFRDIYEIGRVNRPDAYNLFFNKHQPLVRRSLRHEVSERLRADGSLHKPLDEAAVRELARELKGQGVEAVAVLLLHSYRNPAHEQRVKQILQEEMPGAFVCASHELSQEYREFERVSTAVANAYVGPRVSEYLGQLEDHLGGKGFGGDFYIVQSTGGLFPVEHAKVGCVRMLESGPAAGVIGAQAICAQLGMGDAIAFDMGGTTAKAGVISEGRPLTTGSALIGGYERALPIQIPMMDIHEVGTGGGSIARVETGNALRVGPQSAGSIPGPVAYGRGGTEPTVTDANLVLGRLDAEHFLGGELRLDMDACQRQMVQRVAAPLGLDATEAADGILRIAVTQMSHAVKAVTTERGLDAGSFTMVVYGGAGPLHASAIAREIGIRKVLIPYAPGYFSAYGMLFSDLRYDYVRSVFRKLGDVSFEEIEAAYQRMEDEGRAALAQSGVRPEGVVIERAADMRYVGQEHAVTVDLPMAFFEGRDRSAIKRQFDELHKVRYGTSAPQEPADLVSLRVTVLGTMKKPPRHSVERGTAAPDTLAVRATKPVYFRSTGWADTPVYIRDRLLSGNEIAGPALIEEHASTTVVQPGDRLRVDELGNLQIDIGSDRQ; this comes from the coding sequence ATGGAAAACAACGCCACCCCCGCGCAACGCCCCCGGCTGCGCATTGCCGTCGACATCGGCGGCACCTTCACCGACATGGCCGCCTTCGACGAGGCCAGCGGCCAATTGCTGTTCGGCAAGGCCCTGTCCACGCATGGCGAGCTGGTCAACGGCATCCAGGCCACCATCGACAGCGCCGGCATCGACTGGCGCGACGGCCAGCTGTTCCTGCATGGCTCGACGATTGCGATCAACACGCTGCTGGAGCGCAATGGCGCGAAGACGGCGCTGCTGATCACCGAAGGCTTTCGCGACATCTACGAGATCGGCCGCGTGAACCGGCCCGATGCCTACAACTTGTTCTTCAACAAGCACCAGCCTCTGGTGCGGCGCTCGCTGCGCCATGAGGTGTCCGAGCGCCTGCGCGCCGACGGCAGCCTGCACAAGCCGCTGGACGAGGCGGCCGTGCGCGAGCTGGCGCGCGAGCTCAAGGGGCAGGGCGTGGAGGCCGTGGCCGTGCTGCTGCTGCACTCCTACCGCAACCCGGCGCACGAGCAGCGCGTCAAGCAGATCCTGCAGGAGGAGATGCCGGGCGCCTTCGTCTGCGCCTCGCACGAGCTGTCCCAGGAGTACCGCGAGTTCGAGCGCGTCTCCACCGCCGTGGCCAATGCCTACGTGGGCCCGCGCGTGTCCGAATACCTGGGCCAGCTGGAGGACCACCTGGGCGGCAAGGGCTTCGGTGGCGACTTCTACATCGTGCAGTCCACGGGCGGGCTGTTCCCGGTCGAGCATGCCAAGGTCGGCTGCGTGCGCATGCTCGAATCGGGCCCGGCCGCCGGCGTGATCGGCGCCCAGGCCATCTGCGCGCAGCTGGGCATGGGCGACGCCATCGCCTTCGACATGGGCGGCACCACGGCCAAGGCCGGCGTGATCAGCGAAGGCCGGCCGCTGACCACGGGCTCGGCGCTGATCGGCGGCTACGAGCGCGCCCTGCCCATCCAGATCCCCATGATGGACATCCATGAAGTGGGAACGGGCGGCGGCTCCATCGCCCGGGTGGAGACCGGCAACGCGCTGCGCGTGGGACCGCAGAGCGCGGGCTCCATCCCCGGCCCCGTGGCCTACGGCCGGGGCGGCACGGAGCCCACGGTGACCGATGCCAACCTGGTGCTGGGCCGGCTGGACGCCGAGCATTTCCTGGGCGGCGAGCTGCGCCTGGACATGGATGCCTGCCAGCGCCAGATGGTGCAGCGCGTGGCGGCCCCGCTGGGCCTGGATGCCACCGAGGCGGCCGACGGCATCCTGCGCATCGCGGTCACCCAGATGTCGCACGCGGTCAAGGCCGTGACCACGGAGCGCGGGCTCGACGCGGGCAGCTTCACCATGGTCGTCTACGGCGGCGCGGGGCCGCTGCATGCCTCGGCGATCGCGCGCGAGATCGGCATCCGCAAGGTGCTGATTCCCTATGCGCCCGGGTATTTCTCGGCCTACGGGATGCTGTTCTCGGACCTGCGCTACGACTATGTGCGCTCGGTGTTCCGCAAGCTGGGCGACGTGTCCTTCGAGGAGATCGAGGCCGCCTACCAGCGCATGGAGGACGAGGGGCGCGCGGCGCTGGCGCAGTCCGGCGTGCGGCCCGAGGGCGTGGTCATCGAGCGCGCGGCCGACATGCGCTACGTGGGCCAGGAGCATGCGGTGACCGTGGACCTGCCCATGGCCTTCTTCGAGGGCCGCGACCGCTCGGCCATCAAGCGCCAGTTCGACGAACTGCACAAGGTGCGCTACGGCACCTCGGCGCCCCAGGAGCCGGCCGACCTGGTCAGCCTGCGCGTGACCGTGCTGGGCACGATGAAGAAGCCGCCCAGGCACAGCGTGGAAAGGGGCACGGCGGCGCCCGACACGCTGGCGGTGCGCGCCACCAAGCCCGTGTACTTCCGCAGCACAGGCTGGGCCGACACGCCGGTCTACATCCGTGACCGGCTGCTCTCGGGCAACGAGATCGCCGGCCCGGCCCTCATCGAGGAGCACGCCTCCACCACCGTCGTGCAGCCCGGCGACCGGCTGCGCGTGGACGAATTGGGCAACCTGCAAATCGACATCGGGAGCGACCGCCAATGA
- a CDS encoding fumarylacetoacetate hydrolase family protein translates to MKLASFIHAGQPSYGLVRDGSYLQPPAEFLARHPDLASVLRAQALDALAQALQQGGVSIDAAQTRALPVIPAPGKLICVGLNYKTHVAETKRADSEYPSLFLRFNDSLAADGDEVLRPAFSERFDWEGELAFVIGKGGRHIAREDAFGHIAGYACFNDVSVRDWQRHTHQFTPGKNFPGTAPFGPWLVTRDEVPDVTKLQLETRVNGRVMQKAGLSDLIFDIPTIVAYVSRFTPLSPGDVIATGTPGGVGDRREPPLYMKEGDIVEVEITGLGVLRNRIGTDDAAAA, encoded by the coding sequence TTGAAACTCGCCAGCTTCATCCATGCCGGACAGCCCAGCTACGGGCTGGTCCGGGACGGCAGCTACCTGCAGCCGCCGGCTGAATTCCTCGCCCGCCACCCCGACCTCGCCAGCGTGCTGCGTGCCCAGGCGCTGGATGCGCTGGCGCAGGCCCTGCAGCAGGGTGGCGTGTCCATCGACGCCGCGCAGACCCGCGCCCTGCCCGTGATCCCCGCCCCCGGCAAGCTGATCTGCGTGGGCCTGAACTACAAGACACACGTGGCGGAAACCAAGCGTGCCGACAGCGAGTACCCGTCGCTGTTCCTGCGCTTCAACGACAGCCTGGCCGCCGATGGCGACGAGGTGCTGCGCCCCGCGTTCTCCGAGCGCTTCGACTGGGAGGGCGAGCTGGCCTTCGTCATCGGCAAGGGCGGGCGCCATATCGCCAGGGAAGATGCCTTCGGCCACATCGCCGGCTACGCCTGCTTCAACGACGTGAGCGTGCGCGACTGGCAGCGCCACACGCACCAGTTCACGCCCGGCAAGAACTTTCCCGGCACCGCGCCCTTCGGCCCCTGGCTGGTCACGCGCGACGAGGTGCCCGACGTGACGAAGCTCCAACTGGAGACGCGCGTCAACGGCCGGGTGATGCAGAAGGCCGGCCTGTCGGACCTGATCTTCGACATCCCCACCATCGTGGCCTACGTCTCGCGCTTCACGCCGCTGTCGCCCGGCGACGTGATCGCCACGGGCACGCCCGGCGGCGTCGGCGACCGCCGCGAGCCGCCGCTGTACATGAAGGAAGGCGACATCGTCGAGGTCGAGATCACCGGCCTCGGTGTCCTGCGCAACCGCATCGGTACCGACGACGCTGCAGCCGCTTGA
- a CDS encoding 2-hydroxyacid dehydrogenase has translation MSGAQSVLPLVCAPGYPSARAWLQALQTALPEERVVPLDMLDAAQRAACEVAIVANPQPADLRTLPNLQWVHSVWAGVERLVGDLGGSGLPIVRLVDPQLADTMAEAVLAWTLYLHRDMPRYARQQAARQWLAHDPVHARERTVSLLGLGALGEAAAQRLLGAGFQVCGWSRTRKQLPGVHCHAGAAELPAMLARTDILVCLLPLTPQTQGIVDAQALAGLPAGASLINFARGPIVDDAALRAALDSGHLGHAVLDVFAQEPLPESAWQWTHPAVTVLPHISAPTDRATASAIVAGNIRRWRATGQMPQAVDAARGY, from the coding sequence ATGAGTGGCGCGCAGTCCGTGCTGCCCTTGGTCTGCGCGCCCGGCTATCCATCGGCCCGTGCCTGGCTGCAAGCCTTGCAGACAGCACTTCCCGAGGAGCGCGTGGTCCCGCTGGACATGCTGGATGCGGCACAGCGCGCGGCCTGCGAGGTCGCCATCGTCGCCAACCCGCAGCCCGCCGACCTGCGCACGCTGCCGAACCTGCAATGGGTGCACAGCGTCTGGGCCGGCGTGGAGCGCCTGGTCGGCGACCTGGGCGGCAGCGGCCTGCCCATCGTGCGCCTGGTGGACCCGCAGCTGGCCGACACCATGGCCGAGGCCGTGCTGGCCTGGACGCTGTACCTGCACCGCGACATGCCGCGCTATGCGCGCCAGCAGGCCGCGCGGCAATGGCTGGCGCATGACCCTGTGCATGCCCGGGAGCGCACCGTATCCCTGCTGGGCCTGGGCGCCCTGGGCGAGGCGGCTGCGCAGCGGCTGCTCGGCGCGGGCTTTCAGGTCTGCGGCTGGAGCCGCACGCGCAAGCAGCTGCCCGGCGTGCACTGCCATGCGGGCGCTGCCGAACTGCCGGCCATGCTGGCGCGCACCGACATCCTCGTCTGCCTGCTGCCGCTGACGCCGCAGACGCAGGGCATCGTCGATGCGCAGGCGCTTGCCGGCCTGCCCGCCGGCGCCTCGCTGATCAACTTCGCGCGCGGCCCCATCGTGGATGACGCGGCCCTGCGCGCGGCGCTGGACAGCGGCCATCTGGGGCATGCCGTGCTCGATGTGTTCGCGCAGGAGCCGCTGCCCGAGTCCGCCTGGCAATGGACGCATCCGGCCGTCACCGTGCTGCCCCACATCTCGGCGCCGACCGACCGCGCCACCGCCTCGGCCATCGTGGCGGGCAATATCCGGCGCTGGCGTGCGACCGGGCAGATGCCGCAGGCGGTGGATGCGGCACGGGGCTATTGA
- a CDS encoding VOC family protein, translated as MRTSFHLAYHVRDLDASRAFYGGLLGCQEGRSTDTWVDFDFFGHQISLHLGEPFAVTHTGRVGEHMVPMPHLGLVMAIADWKALAERLQGQAIDFVIPPSLRFEGQPGEQATMFFRDPSGNPIEVKGFADLDKVFAK; from the coding sequence ATGCGCACGAGCTTTCACCTTGCCTACCATGTCCGCGACCTCGACGCATCGCGCGCCTTCTACGGCGGCCTGCTCGGCTGCCAGGAAGGCCGCAGCACCGACACCTGGGTGGACTTCGACTTCTTCGGCCACCAGATCTCGCTGCACCTGGGCGAGCCTTTCGCGGTCACCCACACGGGCCGCGTCGGCGAACACATGGTGCCCATGCCCCACCTGGGCCTGGTGATGGCCATCGCCGACTGGAAGGCCCTGGCCGAGCGGCTGCAGGGCCAGGCGATCGACTTCGTGATCCCGCCCAGCCTGCGCTTCGAGGGCCAGCCCGGCGAGCAGGCGACCATGTTCTTTCGCGATCCCAGTGGCAATCCCATCGAGGTCAAGGGCTTTGCCGACCTGGACAAGGTCTTCGCGAAATGA
- a CDS encoding LysR substrate-binding domain-containing protein: protein METRYLKSLIAVVDSGSIADAARMEHLTAAAVGQRVQALERELGFALLSRSGHAARPTQACIALLPRARRLVREAALLASDASADGLGGTLRIGAISTALTGMLPAALRRLTQAAPQCRPVIVPGTSRSLFQMLQAGELDAAIIVAPPFELPRMLRAVQLRSEPLVLLAPPGVRGRAATLLRDLPYIRYDPDAWGGRHAARWLADQGLEPAVLCDLDALEAIAMLAADGMGVGLVPRWTGLERFAGDCRMLPVAGAAYERSIVLVTSAEPDLPQMTALLESALAQVSPPARSP from the coding sequence TTGGAGACACGCTATCTCAAGAGCCTGATCGCCGTGGTGGACAGCGGCTCCATCGCCGATGCGGCGCGCATGGAGCACCTGACCGCCGCCGCCGTGGGCCAGCGCGTGCAGGCGCTGGAGCGCGAGCTGGGCTTTGCCCTGCTGTCGCGCAGCGGCCATGCGGCCCGCCCCACCCAGGCCTGCATCGCCCTGTTGCCACGCGCACGGCGCCTGGTGCGCGAGGCCGCGCTGCTGGCCAGCGACGCCAGCGCCGATGGCCTCGGCGGCACGCTGCGCATCGGTGCCATCTCGACCGCATTGACGGGCATGCTGCCGGCGGCGCTGCGCAGGCTCACACAGGCGGCGCCGCAGTGCCGGCCCGTCATCGTGCCCGGCACCTCGCGTTCGCTGTTCCAGATGCTGCAGGCCGGCGAACTCGATGCGGCCATCATCGTCGCGCCGCCGTTCGAGCTGCCCAGGATGCTGCGCGCCGTGCAGCTGCGCAGCGAACCGCTGGTGCTGCTGGCCCCACCGGGCGTACGCGGCCGGGCCGCAACGCTGCTGCGCGACCTGCCCTACATCCGCTACGACCCCGACGCCTGGGGCGGGCGCCATGCGGCGCGCTGGCTGGCCGACCAGGGGCTGGAGCCCGCCGTGCTGTGCGACCTCGACGCGCTGGAGGCCATTGCCATGCTCGCGGCCGACGGCATGGGCGTGGGCCTGGTGCCACGCTGGACGGGCCTGGAGCGCTTCGCGGGCGACTGCCGCATGCTGCCCGTCGCGGGGGCCGCCTATGAGCGATCCATCGTGCTGGTCACCAGCGCCGAACCCGACCTGCCGCAGATGACGGCTTTGCTGGAAAGCGCGCTGGCCCAGGTCAGTCCGCCTGCACGTAGCCCGTGA
- a CDS encoding DUF4123 domain-containing protein, with product MQGPAASRVAWSREQDQRHALLLQAMAPAPCLYAVVDCALHGSLYAQLQNEPAESEIQCLYDGMPAVRYARVAPYLLHVHRNSPIYRRWLAEGWLQHWGIFIAASLTTRQIRRHLKKFLTVRLPGWQTAHLRFYDPRVLCGLLQQADPGQVHDLLRVPGEMPFATFLVPQTGQSLVAYSSQGNALFNRLTRASHLQTRYHTVAEPCS from the coding sequence ATGCAGGGCCCCGCCGCTTCCCGGGTGGCATGGTCGCGGGAGCAGGACCAGCGCCACGCGCTGCTGCTGCAAGCCATGGCACCCGCACCCTGCCTGTATGCCGTGGTGGACTGCGCCTTGCACGGCAGCCTGTATGCACAGTTGCAGAACGAGCCCGCCGAAAGCGAAATCCAGTGCCTGTACGACGGCATGCCGGCCGTGCGGTACGCCCGCGTGGCCCCTTACCTGCTGCACGTGCACCGGAACAGCCCGATTTACCGCCGCTGGCTGGCCGAAGGCTGGCTGCAGCACTGGGGCATCTTCATCGCGGCAAGCCTGACGACACGGCAGATCAGGCGGCACCTCAAGAAATTCCTGACCGTGCGGCTTCCCGGATGGCAGACCGCTCACCTGCGCTTCTATGACCCGCGCGTGCTCTGCGGACTCCTCCAGCAGGCAGACCCCGGCCAGGTCCATGATCTGCTGCGCGTCCCCGGCGAAATGCCCTTTGCCACCTTCCTCGTACCGCAGACCGGCCAAAGCCTGGTGGCGTACTCCAGCCAGGGCAACGCCCTGTTCAACCGACTGACCCGGGCCAGCCATCTGCAAACCCGATACCACACGGTGGCCGAGCCATGTTCCTGA
- a CDS encoding type VI secretion system Vgr family protein, which produces MSQRTFIARSPLGDQLEFRSLMGQEHISRLFEFRVRLISKQPDIAAKSLLGKDMSIEMDLTTEIHGSGKRFLSGQVTQFTYTGRDGTFSSYEAVLRPWLWHATRRSDFRIFQNKTVPEIVQEVLEPYGFVTELRLVGKYRRHGYLVQYGESDFNFVSRLMEKEGIFYLFAHQLGRHTLLLGDDIGSVSFLPHGPRTIPYYSSDRAGQVKDEDHVDMFGAFEDIASGRFAADDYDFEQPRAMLGTGDEFPAGHREDDREIFDWPGGYTDRRHGEEYARIRLEQLQVQRESVRGEGNARCMAPGHLFTLCKYPRQDLNKDYLIETATYRFEENARTSDGAGGSGLAGRGGTDSATTYRIGFHAVPKRVAYRSQRSTPKPHTTGPQTAVVTGPAGEEIHTDKYGRVKVQFHWDRYGKRDENSSCWIRVSQNWAGAGYGSMHIPRIGQEVIVDFLNGDPDHPIITGRVYNAMAMPPWELPANKTQSGIKTRSSQGGVPGDGMKNSPGTANALRFEDKAGAEQLWLHAQKDMLAEVECDSETWIGRDRSKVVDRDEFNTIHRDRTEVVDRNEKIDVHGWRTEVVDLDETLTVHQNRRRTVDLDESLHIRQSRHKTVGQHEKDSIGRNWSTMVGRYKSETIGIACLQNVGIARVVNIGAAYSVNVGMLMNTLVGMNQSSQIGRDQSFKVGNDHHLDVGRNSRLSAGDTFQADIGKSWKVHVGQYSQHAAGTVLIRTAGEHLELACGAARIVLRADGGIYLYGTHIEMLAASGIHVDAAQVKVNCGAAQAAPEAPPPPAPAEPDPAVPGLDDAMEGLAQAASSLKGALGAVQQIKGLVQTAKAIGGGDTGALTGAMAGALGGALGRPLGSALAPSAAPPGSTPGFNPNA; this is translated from the coding sequence ATGTCTCAACGCACTTTCATTGCCCGCAGCCCGCTGGGAGACCAATTGGAATTCCGGTCCCTGATGGGCCAGGAGCACATTTCGCGGCTCTTCGAATTCCGCGTGCGCCTGATCAGCAAGCAGCCGGACATTGCCGCCAAGTCCCTGCTGGGCAAGGACATGAGCATAGAGATGGACCTGACCACCGAGATCCATGGAAGTGGCAAGCGATTTCTTTCAGGTCAGGTGACACAATTCACCTACACCGGCCGCGATGGAACCTTTTCCAGCTACGAGGCTGTATTGCGCCCCTGGCTATGGCACGCCACAAGACGTTCGGATTTCAGGATATTCCAGAACAAGACCGTGCCGGAAATCGTGCAGGAGGTGCTTGAACCCTATGGATTCGTCACGGAACTGCGGCTTGTGGGCAAATACCGCAGGCACGGCTACCTGGTGCAATACGGAGAAAGCGATTTCAATTTCGTCTCCCGCCTCATGGAAAAAGAAGGAATCTTCTACCTGTTCGCCCACCAATTGGGCCGGCATACCCTGCTGCTGGGCGATGACATAGGATCCGTCTCCTTCCTGCCCCACGGCCCGCGCACCATTCCCTATTACAGCAGCGACCGTGCCGGGCAGGTCAAGGACGAAGACCACGTGGACATGTTCGGGGCTTTCGAGGACATTGCCTCCGGCCGGTTCGCGGCCGACGACTACGACTTCGAGCAGCCCAGGGCCATGCTGGGCACCGGTGATGAGTTCCCCGCAGGCCACAGGGAAGACGACCGCGAGATCTTCGACTGGCCCGGCGGCTACACCGACCGCCGCCATGGCGAGGAATACGCCCGCATCCGCCTGGAACAGTTGCAGGTCCAGCGCGAAAGCGTGCGGGGCGAGGGCAATGCCCGCTGCATGGCGCCGGGCCATCTGTTCACCCTCTGCAAATACCCCCGGCAGGATCTGAACAAGGACTACCTGATCGAGACGGCCACCTACCGCTTCGAGGAGAACGCGCGCACCAGCGATGGCGCAGGCGGCAGCGGCCTTGCCGGGCGTGGCGGCACCGACAGCGCCACCACCTACCGCATCGGCTTCCATGCCGTGCCCAAGCGGGTGGCCTACCGCAGCCAGCGCAGCACGCCCAAGCCCCACACCACGGGCCCGCAGACGGCGGTGGTCACGGGCCCCGCGGGCGAGGAGATCCACACCGACAAATACGGCCGCGTGAAGGTGCAGTTCCACTGGGACCGCTACGGCAAGAGGGACGAGAACTCCAGTTGCTGGATCCGCGTCAGCCAGAACTGGGCGGGGGCGGGCTACGGCAGCATGCACATCCCGCGCATAGGGCAGGAGGTCATCGTCGACTTCCTCAACGGCGACCCGGACCATCCCATCATCACGGGCCGTGTCTACAACGCTATGGCCATGCCGCCCTGGGAGCTTCCGGCCAACAAGACGCAGTCGGGCATCAAGACGCGCTCCAGCCAGGGCGGCGTGCCGGGCGACGGCATGAAGAACAGCCCGGGCACGGCCAACGCCCTGCGCTTCGAGGACAAGGCCGGTGCCGAGCAGCTGTGGCTGCATGCGCAAAAGGACATGCTCGCCGAAGTGGAGTGCGACTCGGAGACCTGGATCGGCAGGGACCGCAGCAAGGTCGTGGACCGGGACGAATTCAACACCATCCACCGCGACAGGACGGAGGTGGTGGACCGCAACGAGAAGATCGACGTGCACGGCTGGCGCACCGAGGTGGTGGACCTGGACGAGACGCTGACCGTGCACCAGAACCGCCGAAGGACGGTGGACCTGGACGAGAGCCTGCACATCCGCCAATCCCGCCACAAGACCGTGGGCCAGCACGAAAAGGACAGCATAGGGCGCAACTGGTCCACCATGGTGGGGCGCTACAAGAGCGAGACCATTGGCATCGCCTGCCTGCAGAACGTGGGCATCGCCAGGGTGGTCAACATTGGCGCCGCCTACAGCGTGAATGTCGGGATGCTGATGAACACGCTGGTCGGCATGAACCAGAGTTCGCAGATCGGCCGGGACCAGAGTTTCAAGGTCGGCAACGATCATCACCTGGACGTCGGCAGGAACAGCCGTCTGTCGGCCGGCGATACGTTCCAGGCCGACATCGGCAAGTCGTGGAAAGTCCATGTGGGCCAGTACAGCCAGCACGCGGCGGGCACGGTGCTGATACGGACCGCGGGCGAGCATCTGGAACTGGCCTGTGGTGCCGCAAGAATCGTGCTGCGGGCCGATGGCGGCATCTACCTCTACGGCACGCACATCGAGATGCTGGCGGCCTCGGGGATACACGTGGACGCAGCCCAGGTCAAGGTGAACTGCGGCGCGGCCCAGGCCGCCCCCGAGGCACCTCCCCCACCCGCGCCTGCGGAACCCGACCCGGCCGTCCCGGGCCTCGATGACGCCATGGAGGGGCTGGCACAGGCGGCCTCCAGTCTCAAGGGCGCCCTGGGTGCCGTGCAGCAGATCAAGGGCCTGGTGCAGACCGCGAAAGCCATTGGCGGCGGGGATACCGGCGCCCTGACGGGCGCCATGGCCGGTGCATTGGGCGGCGCACTGGGCCGCCCACTGGGCAGCGCGCTAGCCCCCTCGGCCGCGCCCCCTGGCAGCACGCCTGGATTCAACCCGAATGCCTGA
- a CDS encoding PAAR domain-containing protein has translation MGPPAARQGDSHPEGPILEGSADILIGSQPAARLSDKVGHRRGTETITEGEPTVLFNGRPAARMGDMVACGEVITSGCGTVFIGKSHGQCLVQAAESGQSLVTDL, from the coding sequence ATGGGCCCACCCGCAGCACGACAAGGCGACTCCCATCCCGAAGGCCCCATCCTGGAGGGCAGCGCCGACATCCTCATCGGCTCGCAACCCGCCGCGCGCCTGAGCGACAAGGTGGGCCACAGGCGGGGCACCGAGACCATCACCGAAGGCGAGCCCACGGTGCTTTTCAATGGCCGGCCCGCTGCGCGCATGGGCGACATGGTGGCTTGCGGCGAAGTCATCACCAGCGGATGCGGCACGGTCTTCATCGGCAAGAGCCATGGGCAATGCCTGGTCCAGGCCGCCGAATCCGGCCAAAGCCTGGTCACGGACCTGTAG